Proteins encoded together in one Ptiloglossa arizonensis isolate GNS036 chromosome 9, iyPtiAriz1_principal, whole genome shotgun sequence window:
- the LOC143150983 gene encoding uncharacterized protein LOC143150983 isoform X2 — protein MRIISVFLGLSVVAFVASSPVVKREAESDDLSPLNEVYVVEADDEQAADGDRTDRDKRKIGIVKLGVSNGIINFVFGKLDSFLDSKTRALTVLDESNKAKNAAYGIDAKQSATGKFISELVAAKVQAASGSVGPVINSATTFLAGAKNGLTGALVSKLAPLSSIASGLSAAPIAKPDVSAGASLGGGRGGPSPAEILNSLLSSKIGTLTALSQNSGPSKGNDANAGVNVGAYANLGGGGTIATTTEDIPEFDRTRVSLEVPPSVFGGGFTLITNISKILNSVILNSARRTQTFLELFKPFFRGAFAIKGLPSDNPR, from the exons ATGAGGATAATCAGCGTGTTTCTCGGGCTGTCGGTGGTCGCGTTCGTCGCTTCCAGTCCTGTCGTCAAGAGGGAAGCGGAATCGGACGATCTCAGTCCACTGAACGAG GTGTACGTCGTGGAAGCCGACGACGAGCAAGCGGCGGACGGGGACAGGACCGACAGGGACAAGAGGAAGATCGGTATCGTGAAGCTGGGCGTCTCCAACGGGATCATCAACTTCGTTTTCGGC AAGCTGGACTCCTTCTTGGATTCGAAGACGAGGGCTCTGACGGTGCTGGACGAGTCGAACAAGGCGAAGAACGCCGCGTACGGTATCGACGCGAAGCAGTCGGCTACTGGGAAGTTCATCAGCGAATTGGTCGCCGCGAAGGTACAGGCGGCCAGCGGAAGCGTCGGACCGGTCATCAACAGCGCCACTACGTTCCTCGCGGGCGCTAAAAACGGTTTGACGGGAGCTTTGGTGTCAAAATTGGCGCCCCTGAGCTCGATCGCCAGCGGTCTGTCCGCTGCTCCGATCGCGAAACCCGATGTGTCCGCAGGCGCGAGCCTAG GGGGCGGCCGCGGAGGACCGAGCCCTGCCGAGATCTTAAATAGCCTCCTGAGCTCGAAGATCGGCACCCTGACCGCGTTGAGTCAAAACAGCGGCCCCTCGAAGGGAAACGACGCCAACGCCGGAGTCAACGTCGGAGCTTACGCCAATTTGGGCGGAGGG GGAACGATCGCGACCACCACGGAGGATATCCCCGAGTTCGATAGGACGAGGGTGTCCTTGGAAGTACCACCGTCCGTGTTCGGTGGCGGTTTCACCTTAATTACCAATATCAGCAAAATCCTCAATAGCGTGATACTT AACTCAGCCCGCCGAACACAGACGTTCCTAGAACTCTTCAAGCCCTTCTTCCGCGGAGCTTTCGCCATCAAGGGCTTGCCGTCGGACAATCCACGCTAG
- the LOC143150983 gene encoding uncharacterized protein LOC143150983 isoform X1: MRIISVFLGLSVVAFVASSPVVKREAESDDLSPLNEVYVVEADDEQAADGDRTDRDKRKIGIVKLGVSNGIINFVFGKLDSFLDSKTRALTVLDESNKAKNAAYGIDAKQSATGKFISELVAAKVQAASGSVGPVINSATTFLAGAKNGLTGALVSKLAPLSSIASGLSAAPIAKPDVSAGASLGVSGGGRGGPSPAEILNSLLSSKIGTLTALSQNSGPSKGNDANAGVNVGAYANLGGGGTIATTTEDIPEFDRTRVSLEVPPSVFGGGFTLITNISKILNSVILNSARRTQTFLELFKPFFRGAFAIKGLPSDNPR, encoded by the exons ATGAGGATAATCAGCGTGTTTCTCGGGCTGTCGGTGGTCGCGTTCGTCGCTTCCAGTCCTGTCGTCAAGAGGGAAGCGGAATCGGACGATCTCAGTCCACTGAACGAG GTGTACGTCGTGGAAGCCGACGACGAGCAAGCGGCGGACGGGGACAGGACCGACAGGGACAAGAGGAAGATCGGTATCGTGAAGCTGGGCGTCTCCAACGGGATCATCAACTTCGTTTTCGGC AAGCTGGACTCCTTCTTGGATTCGAAGACGAGGGCTCTGACGGTGCTGGACGAGTCGAACAAGGCGAAGAACGCCGCGTACGGTATCGACGCGAAGCAGTCGGCTACTGGGAAGTTCATCAGCGAATTGGTCGCCGCGAAGGTACAGGCGGCCAGCGGAAGCGTCGGACCGGTCATCAACAGCGCCACTACGTTCCTCGCGGGCGCTAAAAACGGTTTGACGGGAGCTTTGGTGTCAAAATTGGCGCCCCTGAGCTCGATCGCCAGCGGTCTGTCCGCTGCTCCGATCGCGAAACCCGATGTGTCCGCAGGCGCGAGCCTAG GAGTTTCAGGGGGCGGCCGCGGAGGACCGAGCCCTGCCGAGATCTTAAATAGCCTCCTGAGCTCGAAGATCGGCACCCTGACCGCGTTGAGTCAAAACAGCGGCCCCTCGAAGGGAAACGACGCCAACGCCGGAGTCAACGTCGGAGCTTACGCCAATTTGGGCGGAGGG GGAACGATCGCGACCACCACGGAGGATATCCCCGAGTTCGATAGGACGAGGGTGTCCTTGGAAGTACCACCGTCCGTGTTCGGTGGCGGTTTCACCTTAATTACCAATATCAGCAAAATCCTCAATAGCGTGATACTT AACTCAGCCCGCCGAACACAGACGTTCCTAGAACTCTTCAAGCCCTTCTTCCGCGGAGCTTTCGCCATCAAGGGCTTGCCGTCGGACAATCCACGCTAG
- the LOC143150970 gene encoding uncharacterized protein LOC143150970, with protein MFFLRSRRVPGSYPVLALLATNLVVSMPAPTVKRSPQNTPNDGKTGFSDSPKILEIQLPLKIATKDDLVAWAKYVMGLMASKINITLAKVKETPKSPESFANPTIGALETAKRTGNLRTFATPKNFENSRYAENVGIPENSRNFERVRNFGTVRPPENRGLPGNDKAPYRIGNTSSSKEKVIAFPNFPSPTTNAFGDRRAYSTFATLGISDTTVHSPLAITASVTAPRPRIQNANFKGTFGATDSSKLRGDGRFVPQFPGIGPVIDIDDLFRTSNTVSPPPKTYLPVTTTDSLEFPNDPFVTRYFFDGVERNVSDNLGVVPQEIAFATLGPLPFNEEIPLPVKSVQLPARNGSSSPLKPLFRLPFEAVITITREDSGEPTTLKTEADKYYALPNRDPQDRFPPYFETNRTVTNESGRINVVFDDGTRATEAANDGRKEPKKKQEKKKDAASQQRAKPEKTEKPAKRPSTLGRLVRAFLALRRNGTLPVDLTPPPLQPQKTEATTERPSASRHGNRNRTSLAQQLEDDEEDDEIESNEETGNLEFEKATSDESSDSEQSDEDETPNFIQAVIALLQLAAPILDDLSDPESDADVADVIETALPLLEELSQGDGEQPGYDIPGILVPILLQLSGGENGRRDSAAVLTPLLQLIAPLIGPLVGPLIVPLSRQISHPPGEGGSSAGSLFKSVLGPLLEPAEPGKMSPLSNLVAGVVSSLSKTSSYGKGKSDITSLVKAVVAGSVAGTSAGSSGTKDSYAAPTSYGGESGAGGGGGGTSYHPPYYQRRRP; from the exons ATGTTCTTTCTACGCTCGAGAAGGGTACCGGGGTCCTACCCGGTCCTCGCGCTCCTGGCGACGAATCTCGTCGTTTCGATGCCCGCTCCTACGGTGAAACGTTCCCCGCAAAACACCCCGAACGACGGGAAAACCGGATTCTCCGACTCCccgaagatcctcgagatccagCTGCCGTTGAAGATCGCGACGAAGGACGATCTGGTGGCTTGGGCGAAGTACGTGATGGGCCTGATGGCCTCCAAGATAAACATCACGCTGGCCAAGGTGAAGGAGACGCCGAAGAGCCCCGAGAGTTTCGCGAACCCGACGATCGGGGCCTTGGAAACCGCCAAGCGAACCGGGAACCTACGAACTTTCGCGACGCCGAAGAACTTTGAGAACTCGAGGTACGCGGAGAACGTCGGGATCcccgagaactcgagaaactttgaACGGGTTCGGAATTTCGGTACCGTTCGGCCTCCGGAGAACCGCGGGCTACCCGGAAACGATAAAGCTCCGTACAGAATCGGGAACACCTCCTCGTCGAAGGAGAAGGTGATCGCGTTCCCGAACTTTCCGAGTCCGACGACGAACGCGTTCGGAGATCGTCGAGCGTACTCGACGTTCGCGACGCTCGGGATTTCGGACACCACGGTGCACAGTCCCCTGGCGATAACGGCCAGCGTGACAGCCCCGAGACCGAGGATCCAAAACGCCAACTTCAAGGGAACCTTCGGCGCGACCGACTCCTCGAAGCTGAGAGGCGACGGGAGATTCGTCCCCCAGTTTCCCGGTATCGGGCCCGTCATCGATATCGACGACCTCTTTCGAACCTCGAACACGGTCTCGCCCCCACCGAAGACCTATCTACCCGTAACCACCACCGACAGCCTCGAGTTCCCCAACGATCCGTTCGTGACGAGGTACTTCTTCGACGGTGTCGAGAGGAACGTCTCCGACAACTTGGGAGTTGTCCCCCAGGAGATCGCGTTCGCCACTCTCGGTCCGTTACCGTTCAACGAGGAGATCCCGTTGCCGGTGAAGAGCGTGCAGCTACCGGCTCGAAACGGCTCCTCGAGCCCGTTGAAACCGCTCTTCAGGCTGCCCTTCGAGGCGGTGATCACGATCACGCGAGAGGACTCCGGCGAACCGACGACCCTCAAGACGGAAGCGGACAAGTACTACGCGTTACCGAACAGAGACCCACAGGATCGATTTCCACCTTACTTCGAGACCAATCGCACCGTCACGAACGAATCGGGACGGATCAACGTCGTGTTCGACGACGGCACTCGGGCGACCGAAGCGGCGAACGACGGTCGAAAGGAGCCGAAGAAGAAGCAAGAGAAAAAGAAGGACGCCGCGAGCCAACAACGAGCCAAGCCCGAGAAAACCGAGAAACCGGCGAAACGACCTTCGACGTTGGGCCGACTCGTGAGAGCGTTCTTGGCGCTGAGGAGGAACGGCACCTTGCCCGTGGACCTGACACCGCCCCCGTTACAGCCCCAGAAGACCGAGGCTACCACCGAGCGGCCG TCCGCGTCGCGACACGGAAATCGTAATCGGACCTCATTGGCGCAACAACTCGAG GACGACGAGGAAGACGACGAGATCGAGAGCAACGAAGAGACCGGGAACCTCGAATTCGAGAAGGCGACGTCCGACGAGAGCAGCGACTCGGAACAGTCCGACGAGGACGAGACCCCGAATTTCATTCAAGCCGTGATCGCTTTGCTCCAGTTGGCGGCCCCCATTTTGGACGATCTCAGCGAC CCCGAATCGGACGCCGATGTCGCCGACGTGATCGAGACGGCTCTACCGCTTCTCGAGGAATTGTCGCAG GGGGACGGAGAGCAACCGGGCTACGATATACCTGGAATACTGGTGCCGATCTTGTTGCAGCTCAGCGGA GGCGAAAACGGACGCAGGGACTCGGCGGCGGTGTTGACGCCTCTTCTGCAATTGATCGCTCCGTTGATCGGGCCCCTCGTCGGCCCCCTGATCGTCCCGTTGAGCCGACAGATCAGCCAC CCCCCGGGCGAAGGTGGATCCTCTGCCGGCAGCCTGTTCAAGAGCGTCCTCGGCCCCCTGCTCGAG ccGGCGGAACCCGGGAAGATGTCGCCACTCTCCAACCTGGTCGCCGGAGTCGTCTCTAGTCTTAGCAAA ACTTCCTCGTACGGCAAAGGTAAATCGGACATCACGAGCCTCGTGAAAGCGGTGGTCGCCGGATCGGTAGCCGGTACCAGCGCGGGTTCCAGCGGGACCAAGGACTCTTACGCTGCCCCTACCAGCTACGGTGGCGAATCCGGagccggcggcggcggtggcggtacgTCTTATCATCCC CCTTATTACCAGCGACGCAGACCATGA